A window of the Juglans microcarpa x Juglans regia isolate MS1-56 chromosome 5D, Jm3101_v1.0, whole genome shotgun sequence genome harbors these coding sequences:
- the LOC121264932 gene encoding myb family transcription factor PHL5-like, which yields MNAKKIDCQEPVSQNFGVITDCNSEFASLSSQLSGFKQPWHLGTCAQPQTMGGGSQQQYIRPAKSSSTIMSRFESPASAFYATERCMGFPQYNRQAGDPSLCSRFPRTYDSQFPSYPSSGEDFSIDSACQADSNFDMRNTLQAMVKSQFSGNQYNGSSSINSPGCKLLPHEQNKFLGDDTTCGGRNLLLPLKRNRDRMGNYNSYNCLFPQLSFFSPQEKQSPRLSPENISVTSGNTASPGAVLSNKTRIRWTQDLHEKFVWCVNYLGGAESATPKAILNLMGSDGLTIFHVKSHLQKYRNAKYMPESTEGKSEKRNSMGNVPRLDDKTDLQIREALHLQLDVQRRLHEQLEVQRHLQLRIEEQGRQLKMMFDQQQNTNSSLFQIHNLDTSFAQSSDVEVSISEGSLNSHFPSKIS from the exons ATGAACGCAAAGAAAATAGATTGCCAAGAACCAGTTAGTCAGAACTTCGGAGTAATCACCGATTGTAACTCTGAATTTGCTAGTCTTTCTTCCCAATTATCTGGATTCAAGCAGCCTTGGCACTTGGGAACTTGTGCTCAGCCACAGACCATGGGGGGAGGATCGCAACAGCAGTATATTAGGCCTGCTAAATCATCCAGCACCATTATGAGCCGTTTTGAATCCCCAGCTTCTGCTTTTTATGCAACCGAACGCTGCATGGGATTTCCACAGTATAATCGTCAAGCTGGTGATCCCTCTTTGTGCTCCCGATTTCCAAGGACCTATGATTCACAGTTCCCTTCTTATCCATCTTCTGGGGAAGACTTCTCCATTGATTCAGCATGTCAAGCTGATTCCAACTTTGATATGAGAAACACCTTGCAGGCAATGGTGAAATCTCAGTTTTCTGGCAATCAATACAATGGATCCTCAAGCATCAATTCGCCAGGATGTAAGCTTCTTCCACATGAACAAAATAAGTTTCTTGGTGATGACACCACCTGCGGTGGGAGGAACCTTTTGCTTCCTTTGAAACGAAATCGGGACCGTATG GGTAATTACAATTCCTATAATTGCTTGTTTCCACAGCTGAGTTTCTTCTCCCCGCAAGAGAAGCAGTCTCCAAGACTTTCCCCTGAAAATATCTCTGTTACTTCTGGCAACACTGCCTCACCCGGCGCAGTACTCTcaaataaaacaagaataagGTGGACTCAAGATCTTCATGAGAAGTTCGTTTGGTGTGTTAATTACCTGGGTGGTGCTGAGA GTGCAACCCCAAAGGCAATACTGAATCTGATGGGCTCAGATGGATTGACCATTTTTCACGTGAAAAGTCATCTGCAG AAGTACCGAAATGCAAAATACATGCCAGAGTCGACAGAAG GAAAGTCGGAGAAAAGAAATAGTATGGGCAATGTACCCCGGCTTGATGATAAAAC AGACTTGCAGATCAGAGAAGCACTGCACTTGCAGTTAGATGTCCAGAGGCGTCTTCATGAACAATTAGAG GTTCAGCGACATTTACAGCTACGAATTGAAGAACAAGGGAGGCAGCTCAAAATGATGTTTGATCAGCAACAGAACACAAATAGTAGCCTCTTCCAGATTCACAACTTGGATACTTCCTTTGCTCAATCATCTGATGTTGAGGTTTCGATTTCTGAAGGTTCTTTAAATTCCCACTTCCCATCGAAGATAAGTTAG
- the LOC121264933 gene encoding protein PHR1-LIKE 1-like isoform X2, producing MNMVVSKYELNITMDDDFSQLFCTESPLNLGIICPPAMMGRSSEQHKFEPAKLFGITSTHPPGSPPSALHATESYMGFDQNEHRVGNSPASYSQFPASDLHIVSCKSSGYNFFTAERAGSNFDFRDTLQSLVKSQLCIDQSNSSSEKSNKIPCNNMTKLSSHDENMLLADQNITLVRRELPVPSDSNQGLNVCHSSSYTPAPSKKRRVRWTQDLHEKFVQSVNLLGGAQKATPKAILKLMDTNLLTILHVKSHLQNYRTAKYIPASSQEKSERKSSAKGIPEIPMQISMQMKEALQLQLEVERHLHEQLELQQNLQSLIEEESRQLKMIFDQHQKRYKSPFKSQNSQVLSPNGQHTSPEDAQFSIGEVSGNTHFPS from the exons ATGAACATGGTAGTTTCCAAGTACGAACTCAACATTACCATGGATGACGATTTTTCCCAACTATTTTGCACTGAATCTCCATTGAACCTGGGAATAATCTGCCCTCCAGCCATGATGGGAAGATCATCAGAACAGCATAAATTTGAGCCTGCTAAATTATTTGGCATCACTTCTACTCATCCTCCGGGATCACCACCATCAGCCCTTCATGCAACCGAAAGTTACATGGGTTTTGATCAAAATGAGCATCGAGTCGGAAATTCTCCAGCTTCGTACTCACAATTTCCCGCTTCTGATTTACATATCGTATCATGTAAATCTTCCGGGTATAACTTTTTCACTGCCGAGCGAGCTGGCTCCAACTTTGACTTCAGGGACACCTTGCAATCGCTTGTGAAATCTCAGTTGTGCATAGATCAATCCAATTCTTCTTCagagaaatcaaataaaattccGTGCAACAATATGACCAAGCTTTCTTCCCATGACGAGAACATGCTGCTTGCTGATCAGAATATTACCCTAGTCAGGAGAGAACTTCCGGTTCCTTCTGATTCAAATCAGGGTCTTAAT GTTTGCCACAGTTCATCATACACGCCAGCTCCCTCGAAAAAACGGCGAGTCAGATGGACTCAAGATCTTCACGAGAAGTTCGTCCAGAGCGTGAATCTCCTTGGTGGTGCTCAGA AGGCAACACCTAAAGCAATACTGAAGCTGATGGACACAAATTTATTAACCATATTACATGTGAAAAGTCATTTACAG AACTATCGAACTGCAAAGTACATCCCGGCATCTTCACAGG AAAAATCTGAGAGAAAAAGCAGTGCAAAGGGCATACCTGAGATCCCCATGCAAAT CAGCATGCAAATGAAGGAGGCATTACAACTGCAACTTGAAGTTGAGAGGCATCTTCATGAACAATTAGAG CTTCAGCAAAATTTACAGTCGctgattgaagaagaaagtagGCAGCTCAAGATGATATTTGACCAGCACCAGAAAAGATACAAGAGCCCGTTCAAATCTCAGAACTCTCAAGTTTTGTCCCCAAATGGCCAACATACAAGTCCTGAAGATGCTCAGTTTAGTATTGGAGAAGTTTCTGGTAATACTCACTTCCCGTCCTAG
- the LOC121264933 gene encoding protein PHR1-LIKE 1-like isoform X1: protein MNMVVSKYELNITMDDDFSQLFCTESPLNLGIICPPAMMGRSSEQHKFEPAKLFGITSTHPPGSPPSALHATESYMGFDQNEHRVGNSPASYSQFPASDLHIVSCKSSGYNFFTAERAGSNFDFRDTLQSLVKSQLCIDQSNSSSEKSNKIPCNNMTKLSSHDENMLLADQNITLVRRELPVPSDSNQGLNVCHSSSYTPAPSKKRRVRWTQDLHEKFVQSVNLLGGAQKATPKAILKLMDTNLLTILHVKSHLQNYRTAKYIPASSQEKSERKSSAKGIPEIPMQISSMQMKEALQLQLEVERHLHEQLELQQNLQSLIEEESRQLKMIFDQHQKRYKSPFKSQNSQVLSPNGQHTSPEDAQFSIGEVSGNTHFPS from the exons ATGAACATGGTAGTTTCCAAGTACGAACTCAACATTACCATGGATGACGATTTTTCCCAACTATTTTGCACTGAATCTCCATTGAACCTGGGAATAATCTGCCCTCCAGCCATGATGGGAAGATCATCAGAACAGCATAAATTTGAGCCTGCTAAATTATTTGGCATCACTTCTACTCATCCTCCGGGATCACCACCATCAGCCCTTCATGCAACCGAAAGTTACATGGGTTTTGATCAAAATGAGCATCGAGTCGGAAATTCTCCAGCTTCGTACTCACAATTTCCCGCTTCTGATTTACATATCGTATCATGTAAATCTTCCGGGTATAACTTTTTCACTGCCGAGCGAGCTGGCTCCAACTTTGACTTCAGGGACACCTTGCAATCGCTTGTGAAATCTCAGTTGTGCATAGATCAATCCAATTCTTCTTCagagaaatcaaataaaattccGTGCAACAATATGACCAAGCTTTCTTCCCATGACGAGAACATGCTGCTTGCTGATCAGAATATTACCCTAGTCAGGAGAGAACTTCCGGTTCCTTCTGATTCAAATCAGGGTCTTAAT GTTTGCCACAGTTCATCATACACGCCAGCTCCCTCGAAAAAACGGCGAGTCAGATGGACTCAAGATCTTCACGAGAAGTTCGTCCAGAGCGTGAATCTCCTTGGTGGTGCTCAGA AGGCAACACCTAAAGCAATACTGAAGCTGATGGACACAAATTTATTAACCATATTACATGTGAAAAGTCATTTACAG AACTATCGAACTGCAAAGTACATCCCGGCATCTTCACAGG AAAAATCTGAGAGAAAAAGCAGTGCAAAGGGCATACCTGAGATCCCCATGCAAAT CAGCAGCATGCAAATGAAGGAGGCATTACAACTGCAACTTGAAGTTGAGAGGCATCTTCATGAACAATTAGAG CTTCAGCAAAATTTACAGTCGctgattgaagaagaaagtagGCAGCTCAAGATGATATTTGACCAGCACCAGAAAAGATACAAGAGCCCGTTCAAATCTCAGAACTCTCAAGTTTTGTCCCCAAATGGCCAACATACAAGTCCTGAAGATGCTCAGTTTAGTATTGGAGAAGTTTCTGGTAATACTCACTTCCCGTCCTAG